A single Streptomyces mirabilis DNA region contains:
- a CDS encoding DUF397 domain-containing protein: MADQIIPNAATLQGWRKSSYSNSEGGSCLEVVDRYAGGIPVRDSKMAHGPALVFSAVDWSAFVTAVKSGTFPS; encoded by the coding sequence ATGGCTGACCAGATAATCCCGAACGCTGCAACGCTGCAAGGTTGGCGGAAGTCGTCCTACAGCAATAGCGAAGGGGGCAGCTGTCTCGAAGTAGTCGACCGCTACGCCGGGGGGATCCCCGTGCGGGATTCCAAAATGGCGCACGGTCCCGCGTTGGTCTTCTCGGCCGTCGACTGGTCGGCGTTCGTCACAGCTGTCAAAAGCGGCACGTTTCCCAGCTGA
- a CDS encoding serine hydrolase, with translation MTHRISRRARVLAASLGAGVIVPFAAAAAPAAAATAPQVSCTSSKTGLAAKLQKDITTALKGRAGTVAVGLYDRTTKTTCTLRSSTAYDSASVVKATVLATLLWDAKKHNRYLTSREQTLATAMITKSDNDATSTLWKQLGVTKVKGFLTAAGMTQTKPGANNYWGLTQITVRDEQKLLALLTAKNSVLSDNSRAYELKLMGKVISSQRWGTPAGAPSSVAVHVKNGWLSRATHGWRVHSIGTFNGAGHDYMITVLTQDNSTMQYGVNTIQAVAKAIHKDLVPTTSTTSASVLRYVPTADPQEAIPAVPSAG, from the coding sequence ATGACTCACCGGATATCCCGGCGTGCCCGTGTGCTCGCGGCGAGCCTCGGCGCCGGGGTGATCGTGCCGTTCGCGGCCGCCGCCGCACCGGCCGCCGCCGCCACGGCACCGCAGGTCAGCTGCACGTCGAGCAAGACGGGCCTGGCCGCCAAGCTGCAGAAGGACATCACCACGGCGCTCAAGGGCCGCGCCGGCACCGTCGCCGTCGGTCTCTACGACCGTACGACGAAGACCACCTGCACCCTGCGGAGCAGCACGGCGTACGACTCCGCCAGCGTCGTCAAGGCCACCGTGCTGGCCACGCTGCTGTGGGACGCCAAGAAGCACAACCGGTATCTGACCAGCCGCGAGCAGACCCTCGCCACGGCCATGATCACCAAGTCGGACAACGACGCCACCAGCACGCTGTGGAAGCAGCTCGGTGTGACCAAGGTGAAGGGTTTCCTCACCGCCGCCGGGATGACGCAGACCAAGCCGGGTGCCAACAACTACTGGGGTCTCACCCAGATCACCGTCCGGGACGAGCAGAAGCTGCTCGCGCTCCTCACCGCCAAGAACTCCGTGCTGAGCGACAACTCCCGCGCCTACGAGCTGAAGTTGATGGGCAAGGTCATCTCCTCGCAGCGCTGGGGCACCCCGGCCGGAGCGCCGTCCTCGGTCGCCGTGCACGTCAAGAACGGCTGGCTGTCGCGTGCCACGCACGGCTGGCGCGTGCACAGCATCGGCACCTTCAACGGCGCGGGCCACGACTACATGATCACCGTGCTGACGCAGGACAACAGCACCATGCAGTACGGCGTCAACACCATCCAGGCCGTCGCCAAGGCCATCCACAAGGACCTGGTGCCGACCACCTCCACGACCAGCGCGAGCGTGCTGCGCTACGTGCCCACGGCCGACCCCCAGGAAGCGATCCCGGCGGTGCCGTCCGCGGGCTGA
- a CDS encoding thiamine pyrophosphate-binding protein: protein MTHDHDLVLRPSAAQTEAALNPPPGRNGGDLVVETLSGLGATTVFGLPGQHALGMFDALRRSSLQYIGLRVENNAGFAADAYGRITGEAAPLLLSTGPGALTSLAALQEAAAASAPVLAISSQIPTAGLGGGRHGYLHELPDQQASFRGVVKSVHTVRTQSQIPSAIAAAWESALTAPHGPVWVEIPQDVLLAETHLPQVTAMDATPEDVVPRPELTALAAHLLSTAARPAIIAGGGVVRSDASGKLRSLAEKLNAPVVTTFGGKGAFPWTHPLSLQSWLEDRHTTDFLEDADVLLVVGSGLGELSSNYHTFKPRGRVIQIEADLGKLESNHPAIGIHADARLALSALLETVEDRPDPTAADRVRVLLDRVGERIAAQELTLEQEVLASVRRALPSTSPSFWDMTILAYWAWSAFDPRGKNTMHSAQGAGGLGYGFPAALGAAAADPTRPVLAVSGDGGALYSIAELATARQYDLNVTWLIVDDGGYGILREYMTDAFGRPTATELTRPDYVALAESFGVPGVRTTPETLEEDLAKAFASPGPSVVLLPAVLRMFAPTHLGS, encoded by the coding sequence GTGACTCACGACCACGACCTGGTGCTCCGTCCGTCGGCGGCGCAGACGGAGGCCGCGCTGAATCCGCCCCCCGGCCGCAACGGCGGAGACCTGGTCGTGGAGACCCTCTCCGGTCTCGGCGCCACGACCGTCTTCGGCCTGCCCGGCCAGCACGCCCTCGGCATGTTCGACGCCCTGCGCCGCTCCTCGTTGCAGTACATCGGCCTGCGGGTGGAGAACAACGCGGGGTTCGCGGCCGACGCGTACGGCCGCATCACGGGTGAGGCGGCGCCCCTGCTGCTGTCCACCGGCCCGGGAGCGCTGACCTCCCTGGCCGCGCTCCAGGAGGCCGCCGCGGCCTCCGCCCCCGTCCTCGCCATCAGCAGCCAGATCCCCACCGCGGGACTGGGCGGCGGACGCCACGGCTATCTGCACGAACTCCCTGACCAGCAGGCGTCGTTCAGAGGGGTCGTCAAGTCCGTCCACACCGTCCGTACGCAGTCGCAGATCCCCTCCGCGATCGCGGCGGCCTGGGAGTCGGCCCTGACCGCTCCGCACGGCCCGGTCTGGGTGGAGATCCCGCAGGACGTCCTGCTCGCCGAGACCCACCTGCCGCAGGTCACCGCGATGGACGCGACCCCGGAGGACGTCGTCCCGCGCCCCGAACTCACCGCGCTGGCGGCCCACTTGCTGTCCACGGCGGCCCGCCCCGCGATCATCGCGGGCGGCGGGGTCGTACGGTCGGACGCGTCCGGCAAGCTGAGGTCGCTGGCGGAGAAGCTGAACGCGCCGGTCGTCACCACCTTCGGCGGCAAGGGCGCCTTCCCCTGGACCCACCCGCTCTCGCTCCAGTCCTGGCTGGAGGACCGGCACACCACGGACTTCCTGGAGGACGCGGACGTCCTGCTGGTCGTCGGCTCCGGCCTCGGCGAACTGTCCTCGAACTACCACACGTTCAAGCCCCGCGGCCGGGTCATCCAGATCGAGGCCGACCTCGGCAAGCTGGAGTCCAACCACCCGGCGATCGGCATCCACGCGGACGCCAGGCTCGCGCTCTCCGCGCTCCTGGAGACCGTCGAGGACCGCCCCGACCCGACGGCGGCGGACCGCGTCCGCGTGCTGCTCGACCGGGTGGGGGAGCGCATCGCCGCACAGGAACTCACCCTGGAACAGGAGGTGCTGGCGTCCGTCCGCCGGGCCCTCCCGTCCACCTCCCCGTCCTTCTGGGACATGACCATCCTGGCGTACTGGGCGTGGTCCGCCTTCGACCCGCGCGGGAAGAACACCATGCACTCCGCCCAGGGCGCGGGCGGCCTCGGCTACGGCTTTCCGGCGGCCCTCGGCGCGGCGGCGGCCGATCCCACCCGCCCGGTCCTCGCGGTCTCCGGCGACGGCGGCGCGTTGTATTCGATCGCCGAACTCGCCACGGCGAGGCAGTACGACCTGAACGTCACCTGGCTGATCGTCGACGACGGCGGCTACGGCATCCTGCGCGAGTACATGACCGACGCCTTCGGCCGGCCCACGGCGACGGAGCTGACCCGCCCCGACTACGTGGCGCTGGCCGAGTCCTTCGGCGTCCCGGGGGTCCGTACGACCCCCGAGACCCTGGAGGAGGACCTGGCGAAGGCCTTCGCGAGCCCCGGCCCGTCCGTGGTGCTGCTCCCTGCGGTGCTGCGGATGTTCGCACCCACCCACCTCGGGAGCTGA
- a CDS encoding endonuclease I family protein, producing MPATHIRRWKTLALTTSAVLVGLTLPTMTATPASATTTAYDSTYYKNAVGKTGSSLKSSLHTIISSQTKISYSAVWDALKVTDQDPNNSNNVILLYSGTSRAKSLNGGDTGDWNREHVWAKSHGDFGEVTGPGTDLHHLRPADVQVNSIRGNKDFDNGGSAVSGGGGSLTDSDSFEPRDADKGDVARMILYMAVRYDGGDGFADLEPNEKVNNGSNPYIGKLSVLKEWSDEDPPSAFEEKRNQVIYDTYQHNRNPFIDHPEWVDAIW from the coding sequence ATGCCCGCCACGCACATACGCCGCTGGAAGACGCTGGCGCTGACCACCTCAGCCGTCCTGGTAGGCCTCACCCTGCCGACGATGACCGCCACTCCCGCCAGTGCCACGACGACCGCGTACGACAGCACGTACTACAAGAACGCGGTCGGCAAGACCGGCAGCAGCCTGAAGTCCTCGCTGCACACGATCATCAGCAGCCAGACGAAGATCTCGTACTCCGCCGTCTGGGACGCCCTCAAGGTCACCGACCAGGACCCGAACAACAGCAACAACGTGATCCTGCTGTACAGCGGCACCTCGCGCGCCAAGTCCCTCAACGGCGGTGACACGGGCGACTGGAACCGCGAGCACGTGTGGGCCAAGTCCCACGGCGACTTCGGCGAGGTGACGGGTCCCGGCACGGACCTGCACCACCTGCGTCCCGCGGACGTCCAGGTCAACAGCATCCGAGGCAACAAGGACTTCGACAACGGCGGCAGCGCGGTCAGCGGCGGGGGTGGCAGCCTCACCGACTCCGACTCGTTCGAGCCGCGCGACGCCGACAAGGGCGACGTGGCCCGCATGATCCTCTACATGGCGGTGCGCTACGACGGCGGCGACGGCTTCGCCGACCTCGAGCCCAACGAGAAGGTGAACAACGGAAGCAACCCGTACATCGGCAAGCTCTCCGTGCTCAAGGAGTGGAGCGACGAGGACCCGCCGAGCGCCTTCGAGGAGAAGCGCAACCAGGTCATCTACGACACCTACCAGCACAACCGCAACCCGTTCATCGACCACCCGGAGTGGGTCGACGCGATCTGGTAG
- a CDS encoding helix-turn-helix domain-containing protein, whose amino-acid sequence MGSSYGDWLKEQREAAGLTQQQLAEVAIMTRSHIAHIEAGRRVPSKEDARRLDKALNTGNVLSSFLPQQDVAVADYFEAARLLEQQAVMIREFALSFVPGILQTERYARAVLSTSFPPSSEEECDRLVVTRLERAKILDDPVTPVVWALLDEAVLRRVVGGQDVMAEQITHLVRLVERGRIRVHVMPFALGFHPLMENMLNLMWFDDQPPVAYSEGLRMGKVHDSPSVVQELQGRYDLALSDALPLKESSALLKATAKDYGHHG is encoded by the coding sequence GTGGGCAGCAGCTACGGCGATTGGCTCAAGGAACAGCGCGAGGCTGCCGGGCTGACACAGCAGCAGCTGGCCGAGGTTGCGATCATGACCCGTTCGCACATCGCCCACATCGAAGCGGGGCGTCGAGTGCCTTCGAAGGAGGATGCGCGGCGCCTGGACAAGGCTCTGAACACGGGGAACGTGCTCAGCAGCTTCCTCCCACAGCAGGATGTGGCAGTCGCGGACTACTTCGAGGCGGCGCGGCTGCTCGAACAACAGGCTGTGATGATCCGGGAGTTCGCCCTGTCGTTCGTACCGGGCATCCTCCAGACGGAAAGGTACGCACGTGCGGTCCTGAGCACGTCCTTCCCTCCCTCGAGTGAAGAGGAGTGTGACAGGCTCGTCGTCACACGTCTTGAGCGCGCGAAGATCCTCGACGATCCGGTGACACCCGTAGTCTGGGCGCTGCTGGACGAGGCGGTGTTACGTCGCGTCGTGGGCGGCCAGGACGTCATGGCGGAGCAGATCACGCACCTCGTCCGTCTGGTGGAGCGCGGCCGGATTCGCGTTCACGTGATGCCGTTTGCTCTGGGTTTCCATCCACTCATGGAAAACATGCTCAATCTCATGTGGTTCGACGACCAGCCGCCTGTGGCGTACAGCGAGGGCCTCCGCATGGGGAAGGTGCACGACTCCCCGTCCGTGGTTCAGGAGTTGCAGGGCCGCTACGATCTCGCGTTGAGCGACGCACTGCCGCTGAAGGAGTCATCGGCCCTGCTGAAAGCAACAGCGAAGGACTACGGACATCATGGCTGA
- a CDS encoding esterase-like activity of phytase family protein, producing MRMRSVLATVTAGLAAATCVTAAAPANADSGKVPGVHACSPAVSITSYSDALDKTTYDGTFVGNLSALAVDRGGRIAALSDRSSLFTLDRETLKPTSVVNLVDEKGAPLDSEGLAVDGDGTRLVTSETEPSVRRYERDGTLVGSLPVPDALKVAPAGRATSNLTFEGLTLLPGGHTLLAAMEGSLSGDTGGIVRFQTWDRATRQGDFRLAAQYGYRTDSGLGVSEAQATSDGRLLVLERGFTAGVGNTVRLYLADLRHATDTRRVDTLTGQDGVRLARKTLLADLVNCPSLGARAKQPQPNPLLDNIEGLTITGRTPDGRLGLLLVSDDNQNAVQTTRLYSLSARLPHTVNG from the coding sequence ATGCGCATGAGATCCGTACTCGCCACCGTCACCGCCGGCCTGGCGGCGGCCACCTGTGTGACCGCCGCCGCTCCGGCCAACGCCGACAGCGGAAAAGTCCCGGGCGTCCACGCCTGTTCGCCCGCCGTCTCGATCACGAGCTACTCCGACGCGCTCGACAAGACGACGTACGACGGCACCTTCGTCGGCAACCTCTCCGCGCTCGCCGTCGACCGCGGCGGCCGGATCGCCGCGCTCTCCGACCGGTCCTCGCTCTTCACCCTGGACCGCGAGACGCTGAAGCCGACGAGCGTCGTGAACCTCGTCGACGAGAAGGGCGCCCCGCTCGACTCCGAGGGCCTGGCCGTGGACGGCGACGGCACCCGTCTCGTCACCTCCGAGACCGAGCCCTCCGTACGCCGCTACGAGCGCGACGGCACCCTCGTCGGGAGCCTCCCCGTACCGGACGCGCTCAAGGTCGCTCCCGCGGGCCGCGCCACCTCCAACCTCACCTTCGAAGGGCTCACGCTCCTGCCCGGCGGCCACACCCTGCTCGCCGCCATGGAGGGGTCACTGAGCGGTGACACCGGCGGCATCGTGCGCTTCCAGACCTGGGACCGCGCGACCCGGCAGGGCGACTTCCGTCTCGCCGCCCAGTACGGCTACCGCACCGACTCCGGCCTCGGCGTCTCCGAGGCGCAGGCCACCTCCGACGGCCGCCTTCTCGTCCTGGAGCGCGGCTTCACCGCGGGTGTCGGCAACACCGTCCGCCTCTATCTCGCCGACCTCCGCCACGCCACGGACACCCGCCGCGTCGACACCCTGACCGGCCAGGACGGCGTGCGGCTCGCCCGCAAGACGCTCCTCGCCGACCTCGTGAACTGTCCTTCACTGGGCGCCCGGGCCAAGCAGCCCCAGCCCAATCCCCTCCTCGACAACATCGAGGGCCTGACGATCACCGGCCGCACCCCGGACGGCCGTCTCGGGCTCCTCCTGGTCAGCGACGACAACCAGAACGCCGTCCAGACCACTCGCCTGTACTCCCTGAGTGCCCGCCTGCCACACACGGTGAACGGCTGA
- the speB gene encoding agmatinase, which yields MSSTEFPAAGGSQPRGPVDSSRVPRYAGPATFARLPRLDEVGRADVAVVGVPFDSGVSYRPGARFGGNAIREASRLLRPYNPAQDASPFALAQVADAGDIAANPFNINEAVETVEAAADDLLGTGARLMTLGGDHTIALPLLRSVAKKHGPVALLHFDAHLDTWDTYFGAEYTHGTPFRRAVEEGILDTEALSHVGTRGPLYGKQDLTDDEKMGFGIVTSADIYRRGADEVADQLRQRIGDRPLYISIDIDCLDPAHAPGTGTPEAGGMTSRELLEILRGLSSCNLVSADVVEVAPAYDHAEITAVAASHTAYELTTIMSRQIAAARAQEAGNK from the coding sequence ATGAGCAGCACCGAGTTCCCGGCAGCAGGCGGCAGCCAGCCACGCGGCCCCGTCGACTCGTCCCGCGTCCCGCGGTACGCGGGCCCCGCGACCTTCGCCCGGCTGCCGCGCCTCGACGAGGTCGGCCGCGCCGACGTCGCCGTGGTCGGCGTGCCCTTCGACTCCGGGGTCTCCTACCGGCCGGGCGCCCGCTTCGGCGGCAACGCCATCCGCGAGGCCTCCCGCCTGCTGCGCCCGTACAACCCGGCGCAGGACGCCTCCCCCTTCGCCCTCGCCCAGGTCGCCGACGCCGGCGACATCGCGGCGAACCCGTTCAACATCAACGAGGCCGTGGAGACGGTCGAGGCCGCGGCCGACGACCTGCTCGGCACGGGCGCCCGCCTGATGACGCTGGGCGGCGACCACACCATCGCCCTCCCGCTCCTGCGCTCCGTCGCCAAGAAGCACGGCCCGGTGGCCCTGCTCCACTTCGACGCGCACCTCGACACATGGGACACCTACTTCGGCGCCGAGTACACGCACGGCACCCCGTTCCGCCGGGCGGTGGAGGAGGGGATCCTCGACACGGAGGCCCTCTCCCACGTCGGCACCCGCGGCCCGCTGTACGGCAAGCAGGACCTCACGGACGACGAGAAGATGGGCTTCGGCATCGTCACGTCCGCCGACATCTACCGGCGTGGCGCGGACGAGGTCGCCGACCAGCTGCGCCAGCGCATCGGCGACCGCCCGCTGTACATCTCCATCGACATCGACTGCCTCGACCCGGCGCACGCCCCCGGCACGGGCACGCCGGAGGCCGGCGGCATGACCTCCCGCGAGCTGCTGGAGATCCTGCGCGGGCTGTCCTCCTGCAACCTGGTCTCCGCGGACGTGGTCGAGGTCGCGCCCGCGTACGACCACGCCGAGATCACGGCGGTGGCCGCGTCCCACACGGCGTACGAACTGACGACGATCATGTCCCGCCAGATCGCGGCGGCCAGGGCTCAGGAGGCCGGGAACAAGTGA
- a CDS encoding glycosyltransferase family 39 protein has translation MTSATDPLSPAPGHSVAPGAPSVEPPQGPSPTPTEPIAPRWSLPAMIAIMALATTLYSWNLSSSSLNSFYSAAVLSGTHSWKAWFFGSLDAGNFMTVDKPPLVLMVMGLFCRVFGFGTWQMMLPLIAAAVGTIWILHSSVKRVFGHVAAAISALVLALTPITVAINRDNNPDSLLVLLMVGGAALALRAAHNSRLLPLLGSAVCFGLAFNTKMLQGYIALPAVFAMYLCAARLPLVKRIVNLLLAGVALAVSSIWWAAAVSLVPASERPYIGGSTDGTAWNLIMGYNGLGRVFGGEGNGGGGGGGGANFAGTAGLGRMFNDILGGQISWLLPFAAIALVGGLILRGRSPRTDLTRAALILWGGWTLFHYLTFAMAEGTMHPYYTTALAPGIAALCGGGGVMLLRAFRDDKRWVWVLPLALGTTGIWSIVLLCRASGWNTWMWPVIAVVMALAISGLLVFRSGRRVQLFAASVAAAVVASLAGPAAYAASVPSGSGGGMGGTNPTAGPTTGNGMGGPGGGGNRAGGFPGGSGGPGNGEMPGGTQQGGQTGTAPSGAPSGAPGDTQQGNGELPGGGENGGFPGGQQASGETDTPPNGTGATGGTTGQRGGFGGGGMGGMGGGADSELVAYLKKHRDGAKWLLAVSSSQSAAQLIVSTGQPVISMWGWSGTDKAMTLAKLKELVKKGELHYIQLGGGMGGGGGMGQGGSDSVSSEVTAWVQKHATVVKESAYSKSTSTTSTSKTSTETETKTKTGTSTESDSQAQNGQTSSALYRLDPSDLN, from the coding sequence GTGACATCTGCCACCGACCCACTGTCCCCGGCCCCCGGCCACTCCGTGGCCCCCGGCGCACCGAGCGTCGAGCCGCCCCAGGGGCCGTCCCCCACGCCCACCGAGCCCATCGCACCGCGCTGGTCGCTCCCCGCCATGATCGCGATCATGGCGCTGGCCACCACGCTGTACTCCTGGAACCTGTCCTCCTCCAGCCTGAACAGCTTCTACAGCGCCGCCGTGCTCAGCGGCACGCACAGCTGGAAGGCGTGGTTCTTCGGCTCGCTGGACGCGGGCAACTTCATGACCGTCGACAAGCCGCCGCTCGTCCTCATGGTCATGGGCCTGTTCTGCCGTGTCTTCGGCTTCGGCACCTGGCAGATGATGCTGCCACTGATCGCCGCCGCGGTCGGCACGATCTGGATCCTGCACTCCTCGGTGAAGCGGGTGTTCGGGCACGTCGCCGCCGCGATCTCCGCGCTGGTGCTCGCGCTCACCCCGATCACCGTCGCCATCAACCGCGACAACAACCCCGACTCGCTGCTGGTGCTGCTGATGGTCGGCGGTGCGGCGCTGGCGTTGCGGGCCGCGCACAACAGCCGGCTACTGCCGCTGCTCGGCTCCGCGGTCTGCTTCGGGCTCGCCTTCAACACCAAGATGCTCCAGGGCTACATCGCCCTGCCGGCCGTCTTCGCCATGTACCTGTGCGCGGCCCGCCTCCCCCTGGTGAAACGGATCGTCAACCTGCTGCTCGCGGGCGTGGCCCTGGCCGTCTCCAGCATCTGGTGGGCGGCGGCCGTCTCCCTGGTGCCCGCCTCCGAACGGCCGTACATCGGCGGCTCGACCGACGGCACCGCCTGGAACCTGATCATGGGCTACAACGGCCTGGGCCGGGTCTTCGGCGGCGAGGGCAACGGCGGCGGGGGCGGGGGCGGCGGCGCCAACTTCGCCGGCACCGCCGGTCTCGGCCGGATGTTCAACGACATCCTCGGCGGCCAGATCTCCTGGCTGCTGCCCTTCGCCGCGATCGCCCTCGTCGGCGGTCTGATCCTGCGTGGCCGCTCCCCGCGCACCGACCTCACCCGCGCCGCGCTGATCCTCTGGGGCGGCTGGACCCTCTTCCACTACCTGACCTTCGCCATGGCCGAGGGCACCATGCACCCGTACTACACGACCGCGCTCGCCCCCGGCATCGCGGCCCTGTGCGGGGGCGGCGGCGTGATGCTGCTGCGGGCGTTCCGGGACGACAAGAGGTGGGTGTGGGTGCTGCCTCTGGCCCTGGGCACCACCGGCATCTGGTCGATCGTGCTGCTGTGCCGGGCCTCCGGCTGGAACACCTGGATGTGGCCGGTGATCGCGGTGGTCATGGCGCTGGCGATCTCGGGGCTGCTGGTCTTCCGTTCCGGCCGACGCGTCCAACTGTTCGCGGCCTCGGTGGCCGCCGCGGTCGTCGCGTCCCTCGCGGGTCCGGCCGCATACGCCGCGTCCGTGCCCTCGGGTTCGGGCGGCGGTATGGGCGGCACCAACCCGACGGCCGGCCCGACGACGGGCAACGGCATGGGCGGACCCGGTGGCGGCGGGAACCGCGCGGGCGGCTTCCCCGGCGGTTCCGGCGGTCCGGGCAACGGTGAGATGCCGGGTGGCACGCAACAGGGCGGCCAGACGGGTACGGCGCCGAGCGGCGCGCCCAGTGGTGCGCCCGGCGACACCCAGCAGGGCAACGGTGAACTGCCCGGCGGCGGCGAGAACGGCGGCTTCCCCGGCGGCCAGCAGGCGAGCGGCGAGACGGATACGCCCCCGAACGGCACCGGTGCCACCGGCGGCACCACCGGTCAGCGCGGCGGCTTCGGCGGCGGCGGGATGGGCGGCATGGGCGGCGGCGCCGACAGCGAACTCGTCGCCTACCTGAAGAAGCACCGGGACGGCGCCAAGTGGCTGCTCGCGGTGTCCAGTTCGCAGAGCGCCGCACAGCTGATCGTCAGCACCGGGCAGCCCGTCATCTCCATGTGGGGCTGGTCCGGCACCGACAAGGCGATGACCCTCGCCAAGCTCAAGGAGCTGGTGAAGAAGGGCGAGCTGCACTACATCCAGCTCGGCGGCGGCATGGGCGGAGGCGGCGGCATGGGCCAGGGCGGCTCCGACAGCGTCAGCTCGGAGGTCACGGCCTGGGTGCAGAAGCACGCCACGGTGGTGAAGGAGAGCGCCTACAGCAAGAGCACCTCCACCACGTCGACCTCCAAGACCTCGACCGAGACCGAGACCAAGACCAAGACCGGGACCTCGACCGAGTCCGACTCCCAGGCGCAGAACGGCCAGACGTCGTCCGCGCTCTACCGCCTGGACCCGTCCGACCTGAACTGA